GTCCTGGCTAGAGAATAGTCAGAAAAATTGGAAAGAATCACGGGTATTAAACAGttcagtaaatatatttaaaaagatatCCAGTTCTTGGCAGGCATGTCAGCAATTATCTATTTGTGAAAAATGctgtgccttgcgacggactggcatcctgtcctgggtttgttccctctccctccagccttgtgccctgtgttgccgggttaggctccagttcaccgcgaccccactcaggacaagcggtttcagactctgtgtgtgtgtgtgtgtgtgtgtgtgtgtgtgtgtgtgtgtgtgtgtgtgtgtgtgtgaaatgctgtcccgcatatgcaaaaaaaaaatctcagtccTGTGAGAAAGAGAACTGGAGATGTACGGTAATTTCTAACCCATAAGGTAAACAATTTGCTATCACCTCTCCCTATGGGAGCAGTTAAACACCTCAGTACCATATGGGTTATACAAGCATGGGTCTCATACAGGGGTAGGAAGGAATAATGAATGCTCAAATTCTTCTGCCTTTAGTATCCCCATCCTACAACACAGGCCGAAAGTGCACATCAGCGTGCTTTCGCTGTGAACTTTGGAGCATTGTCAGTGCGGTGGGACAGATGAGAAATTTGCTTTGTATAGTAGAAAGGGTACAGAGTGATGTATTTCCATTGTCATTTATGTCTGCTAGGCTTGTGCTTTGTCTGACATGGAAACTCCAAGAATCCTTGTGCTCCTAAAATTTTGTTCACTAGATGTGTGTGGAATTTAAGATGAAATCAGATGGAGAGGAGAAGTAACCCCCAAGAGATGACTCAAACTCCTCCTCAAGAGCTCACAGATGACTCGACGTGCACTTTGGATAAAGGAGTGGAAGGGTTCCCCAGAAAATTTTAAGAACTGTTGAAAACAAGGCTGGGTCTTTCTTGGGCTTTTCAAATCAAAACGGGGTCATGCTTGACTTATACGGAGAAATGGCTTGAAAGaagatttcttctttttcccttcaACCTCCACTGAAGGTTGTTCTTCCACCTGTGAGAAGTTGCTCTTTATAAAAACTGGGCTGTGTTGAGACTGGCATCTGAGCAGAAATTCTCCGAGAGCAGTTTCCTTTCAAAGATGATTTCTTACTTTTTCTTGAATGCAACTGCTCATTTCTTGCCTGAATTTTGTGCGCTTGATCTTCTCCCTCCAGGGAATCCCATACTGAAATTTCAGGGCTGATGAGCTTGTTCAGTTTCCCAGCTCCTTCCGAGAAGTACTACTAAAGTTGACAACCTTTTTTGCAGCAACACCAAACACATGACATTTGACCCAACTAAAAGAACAATCAGAAAAGAGATGTGCAGCAACAAGATTTTTCTCGCTtgttaactgcatttttaaaatttcattagGTTCCtgtaaaagtacacaaaaatggtaaaaatgatAGAGCACCATTTTGACAGAAAACCTAATTTAGAAAACGTTGTGCTCTAGCAAGCGGAGCGATGTTACTCTGCGAGTCTGCATTTGCCCGTGTGACTCTGGGATGGTTCTTAAAGAAGGGCTTTTGTCGGGCTGGCAGAGGTTGGGAGCTGCTGATGGTTCGTTCGTTGGCCCATCTGTCACACGGCGCCATTTTCCTGCCTCGGCTTGTGCACTGCTGTACGGGGACTGCTGAGGGAGGGTGCTAGCGTACACAGAAATCCAGCCAGCAAGGTGAGGCCCAGCCCCCCCCAGGCACAAAACATGGACCAGCCGTACCCATGACTGATGTCCTCAGGTAATCCATATATGTAACGTGGATAACGAGAAAGTTCAAAATTGATCCCAGCTACACAGGTGCACAGGGAGATAATGCAGCATGTTCCTGTTGGGGAAATCAAAGGGGAAAAAGTACGTAAACACACAGATGTACAAGCACATATATAAAGGTACATACGTTAAAAATTTGGGAACaaaatgcatgtattttttgACTCTCAGGCAAAACACTGGActtcagtgttgtttttttccattatcattTATGCTGATTCAAAGTAGGTTGCcgataaatttacatttatttagatgaagcttttctccaaaagatgCTCAGAATGTTAAGCCACATACAGttgtttatctatttatacattatttacGTTACTTTTATAACATGGTTTcaaaggtgcaacagcaggtgggatgcaaacctaGCTCCTTGAAGCACAAAATGCCAGTTCTAATcactaccccacctgctgcccctaaagTATTATTAGTGTAAAACCACacgtgttttttaaaaatgaaatacttcAACATTTTACAGAGTTTTAGGAAATATGCTGGTATCTTGGAGCTCTAAGAGCTTTGATGTCCACAACTGCCGTAAatttacacgcacacacacacacattttcggaaccgtttcgtcccatacggggtcgcggtgaaccggagcctacccggtaacacagggcggaaggccggagggggaggggacacacccaggacgggacgccagtccgctgcaaggcaccccaagcgggacccgaaccccagacccaccggagagcaggacccggtccaacccactgtgccaccgcgtccccccgCCATAAATTTACATTGGGGGCAAATCTAAAAACGTCCATGTATTACTGAGTCATATATGATTCAGCAATGCATTTAAACTGCACCATCTGTGGTTGCAGCACAGCAGTTTTTATGGAGCCAAACAGCTTGTGTGCAATGTGTGTATACTTGTTTATCCTTTTTAAGTAAACAACATCACTGGATCTTTTAGTGGCAGTGAACACAAGACACAAGACAAAGATGTAGATTTGATGGGAAATGTTTcaggtggagggggtgtggtgtagcagtgggtttggccgcagcctgctctctggtgggtctggggttcgagtcttgcttggggtgccttgtgacaacctggcgttctgtcctaggtgtgtccctccagccttgtgccctgtgttgctgggttaggctccagtttgctgtgaccccacttgggacaagcagtttcagactgtgtgtgtgtgtgtgtgtgtgtgtgtgtttgtgtgtgtgtgtgtgtgttcgaagTGGTGTGCTCGCCAACACCCCCTACAGGCCCCAtgtggcagcagctgctccacgGCGAACAACCTGGCTGTTAGCAACCAGCGTGCAGTGAGTCACGCAGTCACGCTGGCAAGGCAATGCCCCTATAGAGTCTCCTTCAGGCAGGACAGATTCCTGCACAGCTCAGCCTCTTCACGGCTTCAGCACAAGGCAGCAGAGAGGCATAAATACAACTGCGGGATGCTTTTGTTAGGCTACGGCAGCGAGTGTGCTTGTACCATGGCCAGCTCCCCAGTGGCGAACAAGACTCTTCCGCGTGCAAAGCCATCAGGATCCTTGCAGCAGCAAATCTACTCGATAAAAGGCCGAGCAACCTTTCACGTCAAATAGTACAAAACCCTTCAGCAGAGACACTAAGCATAAGTACACAAATATCATATTACAACTATTACAGGACAGTGTTGTCTTGAAGCCActaattcaacaaaaaactGTGCAATACACTTTTTCCCCTACAGTCATTTGAAGTGCATTTTATTATGTAATACTATAGTGCAGCAATCTGGTTATAAGATGGCATTTCCTAACAACTTTCAAGCTGATTCATCTAagctcataaaaaaaaaaaaaataataatttggaaAAGGAAATTAACTTCTGAAAGAAATAGAATAATATACAAGCCTTCCACATGCTCAAAGAGGGCAGCTTGTAGTACAGTTATTAATTGTTTTGTTCAGCTGGCACTTAGTCGAATCAGTTTCCTGTATTGGACTaaactgtttatacagctgcactTCTAATCGGAGTAATTCAATGTAATCTAATTGTATTTCTATTacaaatgatgaatttatgtcttTTTTAACAATATATTACAGAATATTCAGGCATCAGTCGTACCGTCTACTCAGATTCCTAGGCACTGAGGGGTTCTGTCTTTGATAATATTATATGTTGTCCGCATCATTTAAGTAGCTTTGACTGAATTATTATAGAAGAAATTACCATGATAATTTGCTAGATGAAATGTACTATCtctcctttagacccaatccctaCTAAATTATGCAATTTCCATTCTCAGGGAACCTATTGTTAAATTCATTAATCTTTACTTAATGGTAGTGTTCCGAGCATGTTTAAAATTGCTGTTATTGTACTgttactaaagaaatcggatctcaATTGAAATGACGCTATGAACTACAACTACAGACCTGTTGTCGCGCCCACATCGTCGGCGcaatgaggaacacctgcggcggTGCACGGGGCAGACGCATAAAAGGCGTGAGGAGAGTAAAGGCGAACGTGGACCCTCGTTCAGCCCTGCGAATGGCTACTTTGTATTACTCGGCcttcttcccttcccttccctttcctccCATCCTTGACCCTGTTTCCTTGCCCTCCTCCAGTATTCTCACAACTCTTTGatatcatcgacctcttgctaGTTTCACGATTACGACTCTCGGATTTCCCTTTGAACCATGAACGCACATcggtgacctttgcctgtcttGTGACTACGTCTCCTGGATTCCAACAGTAAACACCATTGCTCTGCAATTGGGTACGACAACTTCCTTCCGGAACTGAACATGGCACCTGTAATCTACTGTTTTCAGCcaacattttagaaaagattTTAGCTTACCAAGTTGTAAAATTATCTGCATaacatatttgaaaattttcaCTCTGATTTCCACCCTGCTCATAGTACTGAAACAGCCCTCATCCATGTTGTTAAAGATATTCCTATCTTGTCCTATATTATCATACCTCAGTCATTATGTTGCTGGACCTGAGTGCTGCGTTTTATGTTGTTAACCACAGAATCAGTAGACTTGAATTCCTGGTTGGACTAACAGGTGTTGCTCTAATGTGGTTCcgtctgtatttatttaacctCAGTTTCTGTTGTTCTTGTCTATAGTTGAATATGATGTGCCTCAGGGCTTTGTGTTGGGTCTGttattgttctcactctatatgttaccattgggtgatattAGTTGTTCACATAATGTACAGTAAGTTTGTCTGAGATGACAGTGATAACTTTTGTTTAAGCCCGATGACCCATCACATATTGTGTCTTTAGAAAATTGTTTTACTAATATAAAATTGTGGGTGAGAAATTTTGCTATCTCCGAATGCCAGTAAAatagaggtacttgtggtgggtgatGGTGCTGCAACCCTTGACAAAGTCAAATCAATATTTACAACTCACAGATTAAGCTTCAAGCATATAGAAGTGTTAAGGACTTGGATGTTTTGTTGGATGGAAACCTGTCATTCGTGGGTCATGTTGCCACACTGACTAGGTTGTGGTTCCTTCATCTGAGAAATATAACTAAACTAAGGCATTTTATGTTGGAACtggtttgtgcttttgtttcgATCAGGATGGACTATTATTGGACAgtctgtaccagactgtacCGAGGTTACAACTAATACAGAATGCTACTACTAGAATTGTTACAaaaactaggaagtacgaccatacaATACCAGTTCTTAAATTGCTGCATTTGCTTCTGGGTAAATTAAGAGtagattataaaatcttactcTTGATCAATAAGacagtaaatggcattgctccggaTTACCATAATCATATTATTTGTTCTTATGTTCCAGAACATTGCCTTTGTTAACCGGATGCGGGTCACCTTACAGTCTCTGTGATCAATAACATCCAAGGCGGATGGCAGCCACTGTCACTTGGAACCCCTGAGGTTTTATTCTCAGTTGACTTTTTGTTGGgagttttctgttctttttctccatgCCCAGTTGGCTTACTTGTAGCTTCAGTAACGGATTTAATTAATGAAGCGATTTAATGTATAGTCTaccttttatttgtatcttGCCTTTGACCCTTTGCTCAgtgctctctgtcactgtgtgaaaaaagAGATAAACATACATAGAATtgaattcagagtaagtactttggtcaagggaACTACAGAAGAGaggtttgaaccagcagcccTTAGGTTATAAAGTCAAAGCCCTTGGATGCTAGCCCTTTTTTTGGGTTCTGCAAACAAGAAGGGTTTTGATTTGGATGATAATGTGAATAACCTGAATTGCATGTGTAAATATTAactatacatataaaaatgtgaGTTCTGAATGGGGTAAGCAGTTGTGGGCTCTACTCTAAGCAACCAAACAAACAGCTAAAGGAAAGAGGAAATACAGTAGTCACACTCAGAAGTGTCAGAGCAACTCTTCTCACCTCCCATGAGGAAGAGCAGCCCCGCTACATATTGCATCAAGTCATGCTGCTGGCAGCAGCCCAGGAAGCCGACGATCCAGCCAAAAAGGATGATAGAGACGGCCATGCCAATGAACCCGGCCGTCATTCTGCGCAGGTCTGCAGGGGTCGAGGAGTGGCAGAATGAAATCCCAGTTATGCTTATGGTCAGAAAATGTTGTCCTTGTGATGATTCTGGCATTGTGTTCAattttccaaagcaaagtaaAGTAATAactgtgtagtatttagctgaccaCCTGCAGTGAATTCCCAACACCCATTCACGCATCTACACATCAGAGCAACGTAACACGCATTCTTACACACCAAGTGCAGCTTAGAATTTAGAGTTTACAGTTTACCAGTCTACCTGAGGCATGCCTTTGGCCTGAGCAAGGAAACCAAACCACATGGAGTAAACCCATCTGAACACGGGACAACATTCAgattccacagagactgagtgcaGATCATACCCATGTCCAGTTGCACCATCCATCTATGAGACACCAACGTGCCATTTATTTTGTAGATAAATATCAGCATGCAGCACAGAGTATCATGATGATCTTGTTAGTGTACTAGTGGACCACAACTCATTTCCATCAATGTAAACCCTGGTCCCACTTGGAGTTATCATGTACCATAAGTAATGTCCTATGGGCAGTATGCTCCCAGAAATGTACATCATATGTCTACAGAGAGAACTGCAAAAGTGGGGAGTCTCTGGGTCATCTTCACCAACTTAagccatttttattatatacattCAAGCAACTTATGGCAGATACATTGTTACTGACATGGTGCCCCAGTGTaaagcactggtgtctcacagctcctgggtttggatgtgagtttgaatctgcctcagtctgtgtggagtttgcatgttctccctgggctCATGTTGGATTCATCCAGTTTCATccaggcactctggtttccacccacataccaaagatatgtgtttcaggggaactGATCACTGTACATGACCCATCCTGTGAGTGTGtcttcaaaaaagtaaaataagaaaaaacccATTTTGACAAGTTTCAAGGAGTTTACGTGTACAGTTTATCAGAACATAACACAGCACTGCTGGTAGATCACTGTActtgtgctgtgttttaaaaggtgaaaaaaCTTCTCCAATTCctttgtgtcagtgtttgttGCATGGGGTGAAGACTCACGCAGCGCATGCCACTCGTCCTGCCGGATGGTCTTGGTGATGTTGAGGGGCAGGTTCCGTGGCAGTGTAGACGAGGTGTAGTGGTACTTCACCGGTGTGCAACGCTGGATCAACCCTACacatgcagaacacacacaggaagctcacacacacaccgtcatCCAAATTTCTCCAACACCTTATGCTACAACTGATCACCTACAAATCATAACCGTTCTGCAGTCTGTAATTAGTTACCTGATTGGATGCAATTATGATGTTGATATAATATTGAGTGTTTCATTTATTGAGCTTTACAGAGGGTCTGGCAGTAAAGGAGTGTCTTACTAAAACTCACCATCATGAGGTATGATGGCGGAGTTGCACAAGTCTTTGCTGAACATATTGCAGTCAAAATTCCAGTACGATTGTTCCTATATCATAGCCCCCCAATATTGGCATTTCTGTCATCCATGTGTAATGTTTATGCAATATGAAGCACTGCAACTCCTTATGCACAAAGGGTCAGAGTGTAAGATAAAAAGATGTAGGAGTACACCTCATAATTTGCATATACATGCATAATGGCtaaatgcagagagagaaaaacatcaacataTCGTACATTACTTGAACATATTAACTGTGTTTACCACTGTGGCACAGACTGCACTCCCCAGGGGGACACACTGCTTCCTGTTCCCATGATTTCTCTATGTTCCCCCGGTCACACTTTATTCCCCTGGTCAATCTATTTTCCCCCTGTGACTCCATGTACCCCTGGTAACTCTGTGTTCCCCTAATAGCACTATTTCCC
Above is a genomic segment from Scleropages formosus chromosome 2, fSclFor1.1, whole genome shotgun sequence containing:
- the LOC108939208 gene encoding transmembrane protein 178B-like isoform X1 is translated as MAAMKILTATGLLLAFCSLGLLAMAICTDYWYETDARRHRERCKNFSNKRNDRGYIYISSVNLPLRVAPAGGVSGASSGPQDKPGFLASAPAMESQCSRRFNSTISGLWRRCHREGFDLETEELIYKGLIQRCTPVKYHYTSSTLPRNLPLNITKTIRQDEWHALHLRRMTAGFIGMAVSIILFGWIVGFLGCCQQHDLMQYVAGLLFLMGGTCCIISLCTCVAGINFELSRYPRYIYGLPEDISHGYGWSMFCAWGGLGLTLLAGFLCTLAPSLSSPRTAVHKPRQENGAV